A window from bacterium encodes these proteins:
- a CDS encoding ABC transporter substrate-binding protein, whose product MALAAVLLLMASGVGVAQSPGSDLDLTVKYGVLVALTGPSGASGQLWNQATAVGVAYVNKALKEMGLSSHVKAQLIDSQDSQSQAASGVEGARKLVFIDHANVVMGDILSAVTAAVATSVTIPNHVVEFTGGTATSLPDINPKGIPPLLYQPPASNALEGVVLSQIMAAAFGKRAAVNVAAENDAYGAGLAADFKTAWTASGGTIPQYILYNETQPTLDTAAQQLVQGSPAGWLIIDFCSNLPKLVDPLQRTGKWRPDKTFGGDTLSDCKSQGQTSVPGMRVAKPYVGGGSTLPQYQAYYEQTASGGGGFQGWTAEAFDSVIVSFLAAVQAKSADPAKFAQYIVPLTNPPGTKFTFLQLDKAIAAILRGEKVQYEGVSGPLNFLSNGATGAPAFQIFEIQPDGTSRVVKELIVKTRRP is encoded by the coding sequence GTGGCACTCGCGGCGGTCTTGCTGCTCATGGCCTCCGGCGTTGGCGTGGCGCAGAGCCCCGGGTCAGATCTGGATCTCACCGTAAAGTACGGTGTGCTGGTTGCACTCACCGGCCCCAGTGGAGCGTCGGGCCAGCTCTGGAATCAGGCGACCGCCGTAGGCGTGGCGTACGTGAACAAGGCGCTCAAAGAGATGGGTCTCTCGAGCCACGTGAAGGCCCAACTCATCGACTCCCAAGACAGCCAGAGCCAGGCCGCCTCGGGGGTGGAGGGGGCGCGGAAACTTGTCTTCATCGATCACGCCAACGTCGTGATGGGCGACATTTTGAGCGCGGTTACCGCGGCGGTGGCGACGTCCGTCACGATTCCCAACCACGTCGTCGAGTTCACCGGAGGTACGGCTACCTCGCTGCCCGATATCAACCCGAAAGGGATTCCTCCGCTGTTGTATCAGCCGCCTGCCTCGAATGCGCTCGAGGGCGTCGTGCTCTCGCAAATCATGGCCGCGGCCTTTGGCAAGAGAGCGGCCGTGAACGTCGCCGCGGAAAATGATGCCTACGGTGCCGGCCTCGCCGCCGACTTCAAAACCGCATGGACGGCAAGCGGGGGGACGATTCCCCAGTACATTCTGTACAACGAGACGCAGCCGACGTTGGACACCGCCGCGCAGCAGCTCGTGCAAGGGTCTCCCGCGGGGTGGCTGATTATCGACTTCTGCAGCAATCTGCCCAAACTGGTCGATCCGCTGCAGCGGACCGGCAAATGGCGGCCGGACAAAACCTTCGGCGGCGACACCTTGTCCGATTGCAAGTCCCAGGGGCAGACGTCAGTCCCGGGGATGCGTGTCGCGAAACCGTATGTGGGCGGGGGCAGCACACTCCCCCAATACCAGGCGTACTACGAACAGACCGCAAGCGGCGGTGGCGGGTTCCAAGGATGGACCGCCGAGGCGTTTGACAGCGTGATTGTCTCGTTCCTGGCCGCTGTTCAGGCCAAATCCGCAGATCCCGCGAAGTTCGCTCAGTACATCGTTCCGCTGACGAACCCGCCAGGGACGAAGTTCACATTCCTCCAGCTCGATAAGGCGATCGCCGCAATTTTGAGAGGTGAGAAGGTACAGTATGAGGGCGTGTCGGGCCCGCTGAACTTCTTGAGCAACGGAGCGACCGGGGCCCCTGCGTTTCAAATCTTCGAAATCCAGCCCGATGGGACAAGCCGGGTTGTGAAGGAGCTTATCGTCAAGACGCGCCGGCCCTAG
- a CDS encoding FAD-dependent oxidoreductase, with product MPTHVRSTQRDVVVIGGGPAGMAAALAASQCGAQVTLVDERSALGGQVYKQFNPAFQVTDETGQGAQYRRGRDMIAAVLASAVEVLTDTVVWGIWGREVFVCRGEEEVHRIEALTIIIAAGAYDRPVPFPGWTLPGVITAGGGQSLAKVFRVAPGHRILMAGSGPLSLSFAAELKHYGANVIMLTEACRRPTVAAIWRLLWASPGNAASLRDGLAYLTALKTHRIPVRWSTIVSRAEGRDRVERAVIANVDERWHVIPGSEDVLDVDAICLGYGLCPSNELTRLCGCAHNYDEQHGGWVPWRDEWMRSSVPGVLVAGDCAGISGAATAVDEGYVAGLAAAVDTTHLSVARATALAERARRKLRRQRRFRAALDAMYPVGTGLYDLADESTVICRCEEVTLGEIRTALRQCPPDAHGVKAFTRAGMGFCQGRVCGRQVAAEVAAASGLPIGAVSPSSVRPPVKPLPIAAVAAEMPERRRPIVSLEP from the coding sequence GTGCCGACCCACGTCCGATCGACCCAGCGCGACGTGGTCGTCATCGGCGGTGGCCCGGCCGGCATGGCGGCTGCGCTCGCGGCGTCCCAATGCGGGGCCCAGGTGACGCTGGTCGACGAGCGATCGGCTCTCGGCGGACAAGTCTACAAACAGTTCAACCCCGCGTTCCAGGTCACGGACGAAACCGGGCAAGGGGCTCAGTACCGGAGAGGGCGCGACATGATCGCCGCGGTGTTGGCGAGCGCGGTTGAGGTGCTCACCGATACCGTCGTCTGGGGGATCTGGGGGCGGGAGGTCTTCGTCTGCCGCGGCGAGGAAGAGGTGCACCGAATTGAGGCGCTCACGATCATTATTGCCGCGGGGGCGTACGACCGGCCCGTGCCGTTCCCAGGATGGACACTTCCGGGTGTGATCACGGCCGGGGGCGGGCAGTCGCTGGCCAAAGTGTTTCGTGTGGCGCCGGGGCATCGAATCCTCATGGCCGGGTCGGGGCCATTGTCGCTGTCATTTGCCGCCGAACTCAAGCACTACGGCGCGAACGTGATCATGCTGACCGAAGCCTGCAGACGCCCGACTGTCGCGGCGATCTGGCGCCTGTTATGGGCAAGCCCGGGCAATGCGGCGAGTCTGCGCGATGGGTTGGCCTATCTCACTGCGCTGAAGACCCACAGAATCCCGGTCCGGTGGTCGACGATCGTGTCTCGTGCCGAAGGGCGGGACCGGGTCGAGCGCGCCGTCATCGCGAACGTGGACGAGCGCTGGCACGTCATCCCGGGGTCCGAGGACGTTCTTGACGTGGACGCGATCTGTCTTGGGTACGGTTTGTGCCCGTCCAATGAGCTGACGAGGCTCTGTGGGTGTGCGCACAACTATGATGAACAGCACGGCGGATGGGTGCCGTGGCGTGACGAGTGGATGCGATCCTCCGTGCCTGGCGTCCTGGTCGCCGGCGATTGCGCCGGCATCTCCGGGGCGGCGACCGCCGTCGACGAGGGATATGTGGCCGGCCTCGCTGCGGCTGTGGACACCACTCACCTGAGCGTCGCCCGGGCGACGGCGTTGGCGGAGCGCGCGCGTCGGAAGCTGCGCCGTCAGCGGCGGTTCCGCGCTGCCCTCGATGCGATGTACCCGGTGGGCACAGGCCTGTACGATTTGGCGGACGAGAGCACCGTGATCTGCCGGTGCGAGGAAGTCACACTCGGCGAGATTCGGACGGCGCTGAGGCAGTGTCCGCCAGATGCACACGGCGTGAAGGCGTTCACTCGCGCGGGGATGGGGTTCTGTCAGGGTCGCGTATGTGGGCGCCAGGTCGCCGCCGAAGTCGCCGCGGCGTCCGGCCTCCCGATCGGCGCGGTCTCCCCGTCATCCGTCCGGCCGCCCGTGAAGCCGCTCCCGATCGCCGCAGTGGCCGCCGAGATGCCGGAACGCCGGCGTCCGATCGTGAGCTTGGAGCCCTGA
- a CDS encoding FAD-dependent oxidoreductase, whose translation MDKACARGLPDGSVETDVAIIGGGLLGCALAFKLAKAGVDTMLLERGELNREASGTNAGSLHIQLLRPPGMDEAWLERFRPLVRLHIDAAKAWRGLESEAGIQVGVRMHGGLFLAETEDELRILQKKVAVERAEGLDTTLISGDEARAMCPLLAQSVIAADYCPDDGLANALLVTPALARRAMDYGACVATHHEVLAITIRGVNDFLLDTTKRQVRAQRVVVAAGPWTGRVAKMVGMDLPIGPNVLSMNVTEAQRPELDLLIQHIGRRLTLKQTESGTYIVGGGWPGEYAATGNWKGTTVESLAGNMGAAVAVLPRIARLRVLRTWAGLGANTPDWRPIIGEYAPAPGFYVLFAGLGFTLGLTCAQRMADLLRQPTGAHSAAGTAFAPGRYIESPAGSA comes from the coding sequence ATGGACAAGGCCTGCGCGCGCGGTCTCCCTGACGGATCGGTGGAGACGGATGTCGCCATTATCGGTGGCGGCCTTCTTGGCTGCGCGCTGGCGTTCAAACTCGCGAAGGCGGGCGTCGACACGATGCTCCTCGAACGCGGGGAATTGAACCGTGAAGCATCGGGAACCAATGCTGGCAGCTTGCATATCCAATTGCTGCGCCCGCCGGGAATGGACGAGGCGTGGCTGGAGAGGTTCAGGCCGTTGGTCCGGCTGCACATCGACGCCGCGAAGGCCTGGCGCGGACTCGAATCCGAGGCCGGGATTCAGGTTGGCGTCCGGATGCACGGCGGCCTGTTCCTCGCCGAGACCGAAGACGAACTGCGCATCTTGCAGAAGAAGGTGGCCGTTGAACGCGCCGAGGGACTCGACACGACGCTGATCAGTGGTGACGAAGCCCGCGCCATGTGTCCCCTGCTTGCGCAATCGGTGATCGCCGCCGATTATTGTCCGGACGACGGGCTGGCCAACGCGCTGCTCGTCACGCCGGCGTTGGCGCGCCGCGCGATGGACTATGGGGCATGCGTGGCGACGCATCATGAGGTCCTGGCGATCACGATCCGCGGGGTCAACGACTTCCTCCTCGATACCACCAAGCGTCAAGTCCGGGCCCAACGGGTGGTCGTGGCGGCGGGGCCGTGGACGGGACGGGTTGCGAAGATGGTGGGGATGGATCTCCCGATCGGCCCGAACGTGCTCAGCATGAACGTGACCGAGGCGCAGCGTCCGGAACTTGATCTGCTCATCCAGCACATCGGGCGGCGACTTACGCTCAAACAAACGGAGAGCGGCACGTACATCGTCGGCGGGGGTTGGCCGGGGGAGTATGCAGCTACGGGCAATTGGAAGGGTACGACCGTCGAGAGTTTGGCCGGGAACATGGGGGCCGCTGTCGCGGTCCTCCCGCGGATCGCGCGGCTGCGCGTGCTCCGAACGTGGGCCGGCCTGGGCGCCAACACCCCTGACTGGCGTCCCATTATCGGTGAGTATGCTCCTGCGCCGGGCTTCTACGTGTTGTTCGCCGGCCTTGGGTTCACGCTGGGCCTGACGTGCGCCCAGCGCATGGCCGATCTGCTGAGACAGCCGACGGGCGCGCACAGTGCCGCTGGCACGGCCTTTGCCCCGGGACGATACATCGAGTCCCCTGCCGGCAGTGCCTAG
- a CDS encoding branched-chain amino acid ABC transporter permease encodes MGSLLLQLIYNGLVEGAILALAGLGATLVWGIQRVANFAHGDYMTLGAYVAFLLDVTWSLNLVVAAIGAAVATAALAVGLHFVLLRPLRGRGLVALSLITVGLGLVLRNALFMVAGSQPRQYAFNQTAVIDLRFIRVAPAELWTGVAALVAVPAIAAMLAWTTLGKTMRAVADNRDLAEIAGIDTDGIGLYVWIVAGALAGLGGAMLALVQGTFDPNLGFNVLFLILTVVVLGGIGNAFGALLGGLVLGLVMEVSTWPPLFGGVPTQYQPVVGFVVLILLLMFRPQGLLGKARVL; translated from the coding sequence ATGGGAAGTCTGCTCCTCCAACTCATCTACAACGGGCTCGTCGAAGGGGCGATTCTGGCGTTGGCGGGCCTCGGCGCGACGCTGGTCTGGGGCATACAGCGTGTCGCCAATTTTGCCCACGGCGACTACATGACCCTGGGCGCCTACGTCGCGTTCCTCCTGGACGTGACCTGGTCCTTGAACCTTGTCGTCGCGGCGATCGGCGCGGCGGTGGCGACCGCGGCACTCGCCGTCGGGCTGCATTTCGTGCTCTTGAGGCCGCTCCGCGGTCGTGGCTTGGTCGCACTGTCGCTCATTACCGTCGGGTTGGGGTTGGTGCTGCGGAACGCGCTGTTCATGGTGGCGGGGTCGCAGCCCCGGCAGTACGCCTTCAATCAGACCGCCGTGATCGATCTTCGCTTCATCCGCGTCGCCCCGGCGGAGCTGTGGACCGGGGTGGCCGCATTGGTCGCCGTGCCCGCGATCGCGGCGATGCTGGCGTGGACCACACTCGGCAAGACCATGCGGGCTGTGGCCGACAACCGCGATTTGGCAGAAATCGCCGGCATCGATACGGACGGCATTGGACTGTATGTGTGGATCGTCGCCGGGGCGCTCGCCGGGCTCGGCGGGGCGATGCTGGCGCTGGTCCAGGGTACCTTCGATCCGAACCTCGGGTTCAACGTGCTGTTCCTGATCCTGACCGTGGTCGTGCTCGGCGGCATCGGCAATGCGTTCGGTGCGTTGCTCGGCGGGCTCGTCCTCGGCCTCGTGATGGAGGTCTCCACGTGGCCGCCGCTCTTCGGCGGTGTGCCGACACAGTACCAGCCCGTCGTCGGGTTTGTCGTCTTGATCCTGCTCTTGATGTTTCGACCGCAGGGGCTCCTCGGCAAGGCGCGGGTCCTGTAG
- a CDS encoding branched-chain amino acid ABC transporter permease yields MDALNPAFWVFVGVVAGIYGLLALALYVQFSMAGLPNFGHVAFMALAAYTMALLVIRADVALVWAGALGIAAAVALGLLLGIPSVRLRANYLAIATVAGSEMIRYLSTNLSLTGGAVGSVGMLGPTHFATYTGSWQPFIEGITAMLRRVVGGVATTDFSMFCVVWATLALLLVLFRRLEKSPWGRVMKSIREDEEAAASLGKNVDAYKLQALVLGGILGGLAGVLWALEIGVFSPDDFQPTLTFYAYLILILGGMNRIWAIPIGAVLFGVLYSGTRFLGFFPLSLVDSGERAYLRLLIVGVVLVVLMAVRPEGMFGKREELVLEK; encoded by the coding sequence ATGGACGCCTTGAATCCGGCATTCTGGGTGTTCGTCGGCGTGGTGGCCGGGATCTATGGGCTGCTTGCGCTGGCGCTCTACGTGCAGTTCTCGATGGCCGGATTGCCGAATTTTGGTCATGTGGCCTTCATGGCGCTCGCCGCCTATACGATGGCGCTCCTCGTGATCCGCGCCGACGTCGCCCTCGTGTGGGCCGGGGCGCTGGGGATCGCCGCTGCCGTCGCCTTGGGACTCCTGCTCGGTATCCCGTCGGTTCGGTTGCGTGCGAACTACCTAGCGATTGCGACCGTCGCGGGCAGTGAAATGATTCGATATCTTTCCACCAACCTGAGCCTCACCGGCGGCGCGGTCGGTTCCGTCGGAATGCTCGGCCCCACCCACTTCGCGACCTACACCGGCTCGTGGCAACCGTTCATCGAAGGCATCACCGCGATGCTCCGCCGCGTGGTGGGCGGTGTCGCCACCACCGATTTCAGCATGTTCTGTGTAGTCTGGGCGACGCTGGCACTCTTGTTGGTGCTGTTCCGGCGGCTCGAGAAATCGCCGTGGGGCCGGGTGATGAAGTCGATTCGCGAGGACGAAGAAGCAGCCGCGTCGCTCGGCAAGAACGTGGATGCGTACAAGCTGCAGGCCCTCGTCCTCGGAGGGATCCTCGGCGGATTGGCAGGTGTCCTCTGGGCGCTGGAAATTGGGGTATTCTCCCCCGATGACTTTCAGCCGACCTTGACCTTCTATGCGTACCTGATCCTGATCCTGGGCGGAATGAACCGCATTTGGGCGATCCCGATCGGGGCGGTGTTGTTCGGCGTGCTGTATTCTGGGACGCGGTTCCTCGGCTTCTTCCCGCTCTCGCTGGTGGACTCCGGCGAGCGCGCGTATCTCCGGCTCCTCATCGTGGGCGTGGTGTTGGTGGTGCTCATGGCGGTGCGGCCGGAAGGCATGTTCGGCAAGCGCGAAGAGCTTGTGCTCGAGAAATGA
- a CDS encoding ABC transporter ATP-binding protein yields MTGPALVVDGIARRFGGVRAVDGASFTVQEGSITGLIGPNGAGKTTAFNIISGFLRADAGAVTFRGRRLDSLPPHRVAQAGVVRTFQAPRILTRMSVLENLMLGGVNQPGERLALAWLHGSASRREREVRAEALAVLELLRLTHLAPAYAGTLSGGQRKLLELGRALMAAPRVLLLDEPLAGVAPALADQLLDHVTMLRNHRGMTILIIEHDMEAVMSICDWVVAMDQGRVIASGTPRQIQANEQVIASYLGSAGTAPR; encoded by the coding sequence ATGACGGGGCCAGCCTTGGTTGTGGACGGCATTGCGCGCCGGTTCGGCGGCGTCCGCGCCGTTGACGGCGCGAGCTTCACGGTGCAGGAGGGATCGATCACCGGGTTGATCGGCCCCAACGGCGCCGGGAAGACGACGGCGTTCAACATCATCTCCGGATTTCTTCGTGCAGATGCTGGGGCGGTCACGTTTCGCGGACGCCGCCTGGATTCGCTGCCGCCCCATCGGGTGGCCCAGGCCGGCGTGGTCCGCACGTTCCAGGCCCCCCGGATTCTGACTCGGATGTCGGTCCTCGAGAACCTCATGCTCGGCGGCGTCAATCAGCCGGGGGAACGCCTGGCGCTCGCGTGGCTACATGGGTCGGCGTCCCGGCGGGAACGCGAAGTGCGCGCGGAAGCCCTGGCGGTGCTCGAGCTCCTGCGGCTGACCCATCTCGCGCCGGCGTATGCGGGGACCCTCTCGGGCGGCCAGCGCAAGTTGCTCGAGCTCGGCCGGGCGCTCATGGCGGCCCCCCGCGTGCTGCTGCTGGACGAGCCGCTCGCCGGGGTGGCGCCCGCGCTGGCAGACCAGCTCCTCGACCATGTGACGATGCTGCGCAATCATCGAGGCATGACAATCCTGATCATCGAACATGACATGGAGGCGGTGATGTCGATCTGCGATTGGGTCGTTGCGATGGACCAAGGTCGGGTGATCGCGTCGGGAACGCCCCGGCAGATCCAGGCGAATGAGCAGGTCATCGCATCCTATCTTGGCAGCGCCGGCACGGCGCCCCGGTGA
- a CDS encoding ABC transporter ATP-binding protein produces the protein MKGVSLDVPRGSIVALLGPNGSGKSTLLKAIYGLHVKRTGTILFRPRGQQVVDLIRLKPHEVTARGVNLVPQLANTFPDLSVYENLEIGSIHDRKRTAQRIEHVLGVLPLLRVLLGRRAATLSGGQRQTLGIARALMSEPELLILDEPSAGLAPSVVDDVFAQVQGINQGGVSLLIVEQKARQCLAIAHYGYVLDQGRNQIDGPSARLLEDPEMVRLYLGARRRKPESN, from the coding sequence GTGAAGGGGGTATCGCTCGACGTCCCTCGCGGGTCCATTGTCGCATTGTTGGGCCCCAACGGGTCCGGCAAGTCGACTCTGCTCAAGGCGATTTACGGTCTACACGTCAAGCGGACCGGGACGATTCTGTTCCGACCCCGAGGGCAGCAGGTTGTCGACCTGATCCGCCTCAAGCCGCACGAGGTCACTGCGCGCGGCGTGAACCTGGTGCCCCAACTTGCCAATACGTTTCCCGACCTGTCGGTCTACGAGAACCTGGAAATCGGGAGCATCCACGACCGGAAACGGACAGCCCAGCGGATCGAGCACGTCCTTGGAGTTCTTCCGTTGTTGCGGGTGCTCTTAGGGCGACGGGCGGCGACCTTATCCGGCGGCCAGCGGCAGACGCTCGGGATCGCGCGTGCCTTGATGTCGGAGCCCGAGTTGCTGATCCTTGACGAGCCGTCGGCAGGGCTCGCGCCCAGCGTGGTTGACGACGTGTTCGCGCAGGTGCAAGGGATCAATCAGGGAGGCGTGAGCCTGCTCATCGTCGAGCAGAAGGCTCGCCAGTGTCTCGCGATCGCCCACTACGGCTACGTGCTGGATCAAGGTCGCAATCAAATTGACGGCCCGAGCGCGCGCCTGTTGGAGGATCCTGAGATGGTCCGGCTCTACCTAGGAGCTCGGCGCCGCAAGCCAGAATCGAATTGA
- a CDS encoding (2Fe-2S)-binding protein: MKNGVQRGQQVTIFLDDHPLTAYLGESVAAALMAEGHIAFRRTAHRREPRGLFCGMGVCFDCLVVIDGQPGRRACMIEVRDGMHVHLQRGWGEDDT, encoded by the coding sequence TTGAAGAACGGTGTGCAACGCGGTCAACAGGTCACGATCTTCCTGGATGACCACCCCTTGACGGCCTATCTGGGAGAATCTGTTGCAGCGGCGCTGATGGCGGAGGGGCACATCGCGTTTCGACGCACGGCTCACCGCCGCGAGCCGCGGGGACTGTTTTGCGGCATGGGTGTCTGTTTTGACTGCCTGGTTGTGATTGACGGGCAGCCCGGCCGCAGGGCGTGCATGATCGAGGTGCGCGACGGGATGCATGTCCATCTTCAGCGTGGATGGGGCGAGGACGATACCTAG
- a CDS encoding IclR family transcriptional regulator: MTATLLPKRQRLTRRLESVYRAAKALSLFLELDVESGLRVTEAARKLRVNKSTVSRLFATLRDLGFVTADVDRGCYYVGPTAYAVGCRFSGAALARAVQHVIRDLSGQASSTAQFGMLQGNRVVFLTVNPGPHRLRVVARPGDIQYVHASAMGKAILAALPVGVRDTLITTMLDRAGLLPAVGPRTYRDPAALRTDLVRTAKLGYSVSNEEGAAGMVGIGSYVGNVAGIHTALSVAFPIHQHKGTARIDVATSVAKAALTARRLLIPDGVIPVTAPEGPDVPEWSGVANTHTHTPPWVRP, from the coding sequence ATGACGGCAACATTGTTGCCGAAGAGGCAACGCCTAACAAGACGGTTGGAATCCGTCTACCGGGCCGCGAAGGCGCTGAGTCTGTTCCTCGAATTGGATGTGGAGAGCGGGCTTCGTGTGACCGAGGCGGCACGAAAGCTTCGTGTCAATAAATCGACAGTCTCTCGTCTCTTTGCGACCCTACGCGATCTGGGCTTTGTCACTGCGGACGTAGACCGTGGCTGCTACTATGTGGGCCCGACCGCGTATGCCGTGGGGTGTCGGTTCTCCGGGGCAGCGCTGGCGCGCGCCGTGCAACATGTCATTCGCGATCTCTCGGGGCAAGCGTCGAGCACTGCTCAGTTTGGGATGCTTCAAGGGAACCGGGTCGTCTTCCTCACGGTCAATCCCGGACCCCACCGCCTGCGCGTCGTTGCACGGCCGGGCGACATTCAGTACGTCCACGCATCAGCAATGGGCAAGGCGATACTGGCCGCATTGCCGGTTGGTGTGAGGGACACGCTGATTACCACCATGCTTGATCGCGCGGGGTTGTTGCCGGCGGTCGGGCCCCGCACCTATCGAGATCCGGCGGCGCTCCGCACAGATTTGGTGCGTACGGCCAAACTCGGCTACTCAGTCTCGAATGAGGAGGGTGCTGCCGGCATGGTGGGGATCGGTTCATACGTTGGGAATGTGGCGGGTATCCATACAGCCCTCAGCGTTGCCTTCCCCATTCATCAGCACAAGGGGACAGCGCGGATCGACGTGGCAACGTCGGTTGCCAAAGCGGCGCTGACCGCGCGGCGTCTACTCATTCCGGATGGTGTCATCCCGGTCACCGCGCCTGAGGGCCCGGACGTCCCGGAGTGGAGCGGTGTTGCGAACACCCACACTCACACGCCCCCATGGGTGCGCCCATGA